GCGACAGAAGAATGGCGCGGGGCGTCGGCTTGTCGTCGTAGAACTGCGCCAGGAACGAACCCAGCACCTCGGCTGCTTCCAGTGCGGGATCAGCCTTGGGGAAATAGGCGCGATTGCCCCAATTCTGGCCGGTGCGGAAGAAGAACACCTGGATACAGACCTGGCCGCCTTCCTGGTGGATGGCGAAAACGTCGGCCTCGTCGACGGTGTCCGGATTGATGCCCTGATGGCTCTGCACATGCGACAAAGCCGCCAGCCGGTCGCGATAAATGGCGGCGCGCTCGAAATCGAGGTCTTCCGAGGCCTGCTGCATGGCGGCGGAGATTTCCTTCTTCACCTTCTGGCTACGGCCAGAGAGAAAATCCTTCGCCTCTTCGACCAGCTCGGCATAACCCTCATGCGAGATTTCACCCGTGCAAGGTCCGGCGCAGCGCTTGATCTGGTAGAGCAAACAGGGTCGCGTGCGGTTCTCGTAGAAGGAATTGGTGCAGCTTCGAAGCAGGAAGGCGCGCTGCAGAGAATTGATGGTGCGGCCGACAGCGCCCGCCGATGCGAAGGGACCGAAATAGTCGCCCTTGCGCGACCGCGCGCCACGATGCTTGTAGATGCCAGGCGAGGCGTGATCCCCGGTCAGCAGAATGTAGGGGAACGACTTGTCGTCGCGCATAAGAACATTGAACCGCGGCCGCAAGCGCTTGATAAGATTGGCTTCAAGCAGCAGCGCCTCGATCTCGGTGCGGGTAACGACGAACTCCATCGTCGCCGTTTCGCGCACCATGCGGCCGATACGGTTGGTGTGAAACCTCCCTTGGGCGTAGTTGGTGACCCGCTTCTTCAGGCTGCGCGCCTTGCCGACATACAGCACGTCGCCGGCGGCGTTCATCATGCGGTAGACGCCGGGCGCGTTGGGCAGGCACTTGACGAGGGTCTGGATCACCTCGGCCCCGACCATGCCGTCTGCGTCACCCGCATGCGGCGTCCAGTCGATGGCGGTGAACGATACGTCTGGCCCGGACGGCGCGATAATCTCCTCCGTCGCCTCGTCCTCAAGGTCGAGATCGATATCGGGTGGCAGGTCGTCGCTGCCGCCCCTCTTGTGCTTATGGTCTACGGTATTCATTCCACCATGCCTGTCACATCGGGCGTTTGCCACGCAAGATGCTGGCCGCCGTCGAGCGCGATCATTTGGCCTGTCACCGAGCGCGCTGCCCAAAGGTAGCGAATGGTGCTCCCGAATTCCGACAATTCCGGGCCGCGCTTCAGAATCAAGCCATCGACCTGCGCTTCAAAATCCTCATCGTTCTGCCACTTGTTCTTCAAGGTCGGTCCGGGGCCAATGGCATTGACCCGGATGCGAGGGCCGAGGGCCTGCGCCATCATCTGGGTTGCCGTCCATAGAGACGATTTCGACAACGCATAGGAAAAATAGCGCGGCGTCGGGCGCCAGACACGCTGGTCGATGATGTTGACGATCAGCCCCTCCCCGTCGGCCGGCAGGCCATGGGCAAATTCTTGCGCCAGCAGGGCCGGCGCCTTTACGTGAACGGCGAAGTGGCGGTCCCAGGCCTGCCAATTGAAATCCAGAATTGAATCGTCCTCGAACAGCGAAGCATTGTTGACCAGCAGGCGGACAGGGCCAAGCGAGGCCTCGGCACGTGCGACGAGACCTCCGACCTCGGCCATGTCCGTCAAGTCGGCGACGAGCACCGTGGCGCGCCCGCCGGCGCTGCCGATGCGGGCGGCCAATGCGTCCGCCTCGGCACGCGAGCGATTGCAGTGGATGGCGACGGCAAAGCCATGAGCCGCGAGATCCTCAACGATCGCCCTGCCAATTCGCTTCGCTGCGCCCGTCACCAGCGCCACACCGTTGGCTTTGTCCATCTGTCAATCCTCGATTCCACGCCACAAAAAGCGGCGCTGGCCAAATATGGCCAGCCATAGGTTAAATGCCGTTCGCACCTTGGGCAGGATTGTGGCAAAGCGGCCTGATCAGCATCCAGATGCAGGCAAGACTCGGACCGCCCTTCGGAATATAGAACGCTGGACCCCTTGTACCAAGCCGGGTGCAGCGCAGCATGGCAAGCCTGCTGACATTCGCTGTTGCGAAGATGCAACGTCAAGGTTCGGCCTCATTCGTGCCAGGGAATGACCCAAGTTCAGGTTCGCTTCAGCCGCATTTTGACACGACATTTGGAACCGTTGAACGCCAGATCCGTTTACCCCCCGGACGGGTTGAGGGCGCTCACGGAAAAAACAAGCCTGTGTCCTGTGGCTTAAGGAGTAAAGAACAATGCAAGCCAATATCAAATTCGCTCGACCGTTGGTCGTGGCGCTTGGGCTCTTCGCCCTCGGTGGAACCGCCTATGCCGCGGACGTGGTTCAGGAAGAGCCGCCGGCCCCCGCGCCGATCGCTCAGCTTCCTGTCGCTTCCTGGGCCGGCCCTTATGTCGGTCTGAGCGTCGGCTATGGCTTTGCTGGCCATGCCAACCTCCGCGACGAAGGCAACAATATCGGCACCAAAGGTTTCGTTGGTGGCGTCTTCGGTGGCTACCAGTGGCAGCAGGAGAACTTCGTGTACGGTGCTGAAGCCGATATCGGCTACAATGGCGTCAAGGGTTCCAATGCTGGCGCAGACGCCAAGGGCGGCGTCGAAGGTTCGCTGCGTGCCCGGCTCGGCTACGCCGTGACCCCGGACATCCTGCTCTACGGCACCGCCGGTGGCGCACTGAAGGACCAGAAGGTCGATGACGGCACCACCAGCGACAGCAAGACCATGCTCGGCTGGACGGCCGGTGTCGGCACCGACATCAAGATCACCGAAAACGTGTTCGGCCGTGTCGAATACCGCTACACGGATTTCGGCAGCAAGGACTTCGGTGCTATCGGCAACGTCAAGTCGACCGACAACCGCGTCACCTTCGGCGTCGGTATGAAGTTCTAAGTCGTCCAAGCCACGACACGAAAAAGCCGGGCCTCGCGCCCGGCTTTTTTTGTTGCCCGCCATTCAGGCCGGCACGCATGCCTTGAGTTCTGGGAACTTCTCGTCGAAGCGCGCGGCCCAGCGGACAAGCCGAGCACGGCCCTTTTCCCACTTGCCGGCAAAACGCAGCGCCAGATAGCCAAGGCAGGCACGAACAGCGATCTGGCCGGCGGTGATCTTTTTCGGCAATTTTGGCGGATTGGCGTTGAGCATGTCCAGCGCGCCGGTGATCTTTGCCCACTGCCGATCCAGCCAGGGCTGATAGACCATGTCCTCGGGACGCGCCCGGCGCTCATAGACCATCGACAGCGCGCAATCGCAAATGCCGTCAGCCAGTGCCTCCAGCACTTCGGCTTCG
The nucleotide sequence above comes from Mesorhizobium shangrilense. Encoded proteins:
- a CDS encoding outer membrane protein, which gives rise to MQANIKFARPLVVALGLFALGGTAYAADVVQEEPPAPAPIAQLPVASWAGPYVGLSVGYGFAGHANLRDEGNNIGTKGFVGGVFGGYQWQQENFVYGAEADIGYNGVKGSNAGADAKGGVEGSLRARLGYAVTPDILLYGTAGGALKDQKVDDGTTSDSKTMLGWTAGVGTDIKITENVFGRVEYRYTDFGSKDFGAIGNVKSTDNRVTFGVGMKF
- a CDS encoding SDR family oxidoreductase; the protein is MDKANGVALVTGAAKRIGRAIVEDLAAHGFAVAIHCNRSRAEADALAARIGSAGGRATVLVADLTDMAEVGGLVARAEASLGPVRLLVNNASLFEDDSILDFNWQAWDRHFAVHVKAPALLAQEFAHGLPADGEGLIVNIIDQRVWRPTPRYFSYALSKSSLWTATQMMAQALGPRIRVNAIGPGPTLKNKWQNDEDFEAQVDGLILKRGPELSEFGSTIRYLWAARSVTGQMIALDGGQHLAWQTPDVTGMVE
- a CDS encoding glutathione S-transferase family protein, which gives rise to MPRLLYASSSPYSSKVRMAAVYAGIAMDAVPVKTEDKPAELIGANPLGKIPVLVLDDGRSIHDSRAITQHLNRVSKNVLFPRNPDKRLEAEVLEALADGICDCALSMVYERRARPEDMVYQPWLDRQWAKITGALDMLNANPPKLPKKITAGQIAVRACLGYLALRFAGKWEKGRARLVRWAARFDEKFPELKACVPA
- the uvrC gene encoding excinuclease ABC subunit UvrC, coding for MNTVDHKHKRGGSDDLPPDIDLDLEDEATEEIIAPSGPDVSFTAIDWTPHAGDADGMVGAEVIQTLVKCLPNAPGVYRMMNAAGDVLYVGKARSLKKRVTNYAQGRFHTNRIGRMVRETATMEFVVTRTEIEALLLEANLIKRLRPRFNVLMRDDKSFPYILLTGDHASPGIYKHRGARSRKGDYFGPFASAGAVGRTINSLQRAFLLRSCTNSFYENRTRPCLLYQIKRCAGPCTGEISHEGYAELVEEAKDFLSGRSQKVKKEISAAMQQASEDLDFERAAIYRDRLAALSHVQSHQGINPDTVDEADVFAIHQEGGQVCIQVFFFRTGQNWGNRAYFPKADPALEAAEVLGSFLAQFYDDKPTPRAILLSHGVEDQELLAEALSTRAGRKVAISVPQRGEKKDLTDNALQNAREALGRRLAETSTQGRLLAGFAETFGLAKPPVRIEVYDNSHIMGTNAVGAMVVAGPEGFVKNQYRKFNIRSTEITPGDDFGMMREVMERRFSRLLKEHGDVAVADGAAAAGAADDIEDDISGSFPAWPDVILIDGGQGQMTAVRKILSDLGIEDRVVAIGIAKGQDRDAGRERFFVRGRDSFSLPVRDPVLYFVQRLRDEVHRFAIGSHRARRKKEMVKSPLDEISGIGPGRKRALLLHFGTAKAVSRAAVEDLVKVDGISEQVAKLVYNHFHES